The DNA region gtaaatattttaggcttggtctctgtcacaactacCCAGCTCTGACACTGTAATGCAACAATAGATGTAAACAACAAGAAAATGGATAAAAGTGGCTGTGTTCTGAGCAAACTTTATAGTTACTGACTTTTAAAGTTGCTGACTTTTAAATTTCTGTCGCAAGGGGTCAAAATTGCCATGTATGcagtcaagggggagaaataaaggatGTCCACACTTTTTTGCCCCTTTcgatgctttattcactcaaattgctTAATATAATTTCACTccataggttcttaatcaagataacaattcttaatgctaggcactgcaatagacataatcaattcatagCAAACAATTCAAGATTaactctaagcactgcaaacacacttaatcatgacagactagtgacagacattccctctgcaggataagttcaaaagtctcaagccttaggctttaagtccagcagatgcacacttacTCAGACCTGtccggaaccaaggcaggctttttcTGGCGTGGAGTGGACAACCGGTTGAGGAGAAGGTCTTAGGGAggagttgcagctctcaccagggtTCAGACAAGGTGGCGGTAGAGTTTGAGAGAGgagaggatcacacagagaatcAGGAAaacgatgacaagtgatgggatatcagtccaggtcctcatcaggctctccagcttgagtgcatccttgttttggctggctgaatccctgttcatttgctctattttttatactaaatttgggggcttttgacccccctttcaatccttatcagttACCACTGGATTTCTCCATGAcgtcatttaccctggggtcagaaatatctggtctggtggtctccaccctgatcttctcacCTTTCCCTCTTATAAGGCAAGGATAGCCTGCCAGAAGCTTCACTCAGGGTGAGAAGAAATACCTTGTCTGAGGCCATCCTGGAAGGCTCTGTTTAGGTGGGCCTAATGAGACTGGAGTTTTTAAGAtgaagttgcttaggctcaggcctaaggccatcctcaaagtttcatatatttttcatgtattgcCCAATATTATTCTTGTTTcgacacccccccaccccgcccacaTTAAAAGGTGTAAAAATCATTCTCAGATCTTTTAAGAAGCTGAAGGCCACAAGCTATAATTGTGGACTCCTGAATTAGATGAGTTAAATCAGGATTGTGAGGAATGAAACATCAGCAATGCTGAAAGTCCCCAACAGACATGGACAATAaactttgtgtttattttaatctGTAATATCTCTGCATCTTTTTTCCTTAGCTAAAGATTTGCTATTTAGTTGGATGTTTTTGGAAAAGGCTGCCAAGCCTTTTTTTATGGAAACGTTAACAGAGGATCAGGGCAACCTGGAAAAAATGGTCATGTAAATACAGACCTATAAATATTGAGTTGTTCCTGTACTAGGCATTTCTGGGACAAGgaagaacatatattttaatataagtcAGTGATGAGAAAATTTTAGGGGTATAAACAGAATACTCTAAGATCATATAAACAGATAAGTAATTCTGTTCATGGAAGATGATTGTGTTTATTGGAGAAACTGGTAAGAAACAATCTGATAGGAAGACTTGAAAGTCTtcatggaaaaaaacaaacactacAGAAGACAGTATTCTATGGTTAATATTAATCATAATATTAATACCACTAAGGAAACATTACTTTTTGTAGGACTCACAAACTTTTTAAGAgttaataaatcaagaaaaagagtTTATATAAAGATTTAGtccttagggctggggatgtagctcagcagtagagcacttccctagcatgcctAAGGAActagttcaatctccagcactggggggaaaaaagtcctAAAGAAAATCACACCATCATGAACTGAAAGTAGCAACTTTTTTTCATAGTGCACAGCACCATCTTTCATGTTCTCATCCCCAGAAAACCTCTTCCAGATTACCTTCTCTTGTTGAAGCAAAAGTAATAGGTAGTCAGTAAAATCATAAGTAATTGTTTCCAGTCaacataaaatatagaaattaataaaaaactgttttcctcatttctttaaatatgcaGAAACCATGTAATGTAATCAAATTTGTTTGAGAACAATTTGtgtattataaaatgttaatgtttatTAGGCTAACATCtaaaggttaatttttttcttttaatttaataaacacttattttaaatAGATCCTTAACTTCTTTACACTATAGATAAGTAACTACAACTTTGCTGTGTACTCACTGAGgctctttttatttgtatatataactGTGAATGGAGCTCATCCATACAAACTATCCTAGTACCTAAGGGCCCCTTGGGTGAGAGTAAGAATTAGTTGCTCTCCTCTTTCCTGAACTACTTTTATTTATGGCAATGTAACTGTAGCTACAAGTATACAATCCTAGATTCTGGGCACTTTTCAAAAATGGGATTCATTAAGTTCCACCTAAACGTAACCGTAACCTTTTCACCATCGTTCTCATTATGCCTAAGTGTCTAGGCTTACCTTCCAACCTTATTGGGGAAACGCTGGAGTTAAGGATGTGGAGGGCTTTTTCACACCAAGAAACCTCAATATTCTGTTTCGGAAGAACTGTCGACTTTGATGTGTTATATTACAGAAACCCGAACTGGGAGGATTAACCAAATAGCCCTTGGGTTTAAAAGCAGTTTGAAACCTCTTCTGGTCAGCCAGCTCAGTTCCAAAGTGGTGGGTAGAAATTTGTCTTTCGTTAATTCAATATGGCCTTCTTGCTGCAGTTCCAATTTCAATGTTTCATCAAGaaaaaccttccattccatttagaaaaatatttcagacttCTCAGTACAGCTAAACCACCTGCCCGCGGCATTTACATGCCATCCAGGTGCACCCTTGCTCAGCAAAGGGACGGAGAAGTGCAGGTGTTTTTGCAAAAACCTAGATTTCTTTTACCCAGGTACCTTAAGGATACGTAAGAAAAACTTTAGGTTTTTCAAAAGGGCTGTCAATTCGTCAGGATCTTTTTATTCGGGACGACAAACAGAACTCTACATCCCCAGAGGAGCGAACGTTTCCCGGCTCCGGCCGCGCCCGGGCTAGTTCCCGCCCCAAGCCCCACCCACCGGGATTGAGGGTCGCTCTCTGGGTCACTGTAAGGAAGCTCCCGCCCCGCGGAAACTTCCTGCCCCGCGGAAACTTCCGTCCCTGGATCCAACGGGCTGCACTCTCCAAATCCCAGGGGCGGCCCCGGAAGTGACGCAGGGACGCGCCTTCCATTTTGTGGAACGCCAGAGCTGCTAAGTGCGTCAGTTGTCGAGAGACGTAGACGAGTTAAGTCCTGGTCTGCGGGGAGGCAGACGACTCCGTCGCAGACTACGgacctctctgggtctcagctGCCAAAGATCCTGTCCGGTAGGTGAGTGGCTCACTTTGAGGGCAAGGCTTCTCGGATCGAGGCTTCTTCATGGCCGCTCAGGTCGCGAGTGGCTGGGGCTGCTCTCTTTGCGGAGGACGGCGTCTAATGAGCGCAGTTGATTGAGGTGGGCGCTGGGGCACGTCTCCCTTTTGGTATTGTTGGAGGGGTACTGAAGGTGGAAGGGCGGTCATGGTTCTAGTCGGTTTTACTGAGGGATTGCGCGCCCCTCCTGCTACTATTTGTCTTCATTACCCCGATCCTTCCTGTAGTGGGTCAGGGCGCCGTTAGGCCTTCTAGCAGGGTCTGCCTTTTCCCTGGGTACCGTTAGGCCTTCCCGTGAGTTGGCCCAGGGACTCCGGCATAGCGGTACCAGACGATGGGGAGCGAGAAGGGAATTTGGCTCACGCGCCTCTCCCCTGTCGCTTACTGTGCGGCCGCCATTTTGTGCTGCCTAGTACCCGCCTGCTGCCGTCTGCGCAGGCTCAGCTGTGGCGTCGCGAGATTCCGGCTTCCACCCCCCGCTGTGACGCTCCTGGGTGGTGGCTACGCTTGCGCGGCCGGTCGCCATTGGGCTGGCCTTGTGGAGGGCGGGGTCGGCTCCGCCCGCACTTCTCGGCCTTTCCTAACTGCGGCAGATGGGAGGGGGCCCAGGAGCTGGGAGATTGTGCGGCTGCGCAGTTCAAGAAGTGGCAGTGGGCGTTGCGGTTGCTGCGGTCTGGGATCAGGGAGGGGGGGCCCCGATCGTGTTGGCAGGCGAGGTTTAATTTTTGTCTACGAGGGACCTGGCCTAATTAGAGGCAATCTTGTTTATAACATCCATAGGTAAACATTCTTATTTGAGTCATATGTTTGATCTCTTGGCCACTAATTGGTATTATTTcgattgaattatttttattaacaggAAATACTAGCCGGACATCATGAGTGGCTGTCGAGTGTTCATCGGGAGGCTAAACCCAGCGGCCAGGGAGAAAGATGTGGAAAGATTCTTCAAGGGTTATGGACGGAtcagagatattgatctgaaaaGAGGTTTTGGTTTTGTGGTAAGTATTTAGAACTAGGTGAATTATCTGTTAAATAGTAGGTGAAGGTTTTTATTACTACTGTTTTCACTCATAATGAACCCAGGTAGAATGCTTGTTTTAGGAAATGTTATacgcttttttattttaagaaataaaacatcctAATTGCTGTCTGGCTGAAAGCCACTCCCAGTCACCCCTTGGTTAGGTTTATTTGTATTGTTAGGTTAAGATTATGCTTCCCATCCTGTCTTAGTATCTTTGATGCTTTAAATATGTTGTAGAATGCACATTTAAAGCTCTGTTTCTCTTATGCTTAAATTTTAGGAATTTGAGGATCCCAGGGATGCAGATGATGCTGTATATGAACTTGATGGGAAAGAACTTTGCAGTGAAAGGTGAGAATCTTAGTTTTATAATTGGCCCTGGAAAATAGCAGCTGGAATATTCTTTGAGCTTGAGTATATATAAATggagggttttatttatttatttatttatttctttagggttactattgaacATGCTAGGGCACGATCCCGAGGTGGAAGAGGTAGAGGACGCTACTCTGACCGTTTTAGTAGTCGCAGACCTCGAAATGATAGACGGTATGTGGTGGTTGATTGGCTTCTTTGAACAGTTACTATAGGGGCAGTATTTACCTTTGGGGAAGCATTAGCCATAAATGCTCTGGGACTTCTTTTCAGTCTGTGTTAAAGTGCTACTTCAGATTGATGAGTAATGAATCGTAGAATAACACTTTATAATCATTTGAATAATTTGTCATGTCTGATTGTTTGAACTTGTCCTGAGTTGAACACAAGAAATGCATTTGTCATGCACATTAACAttgcatttcttctgttgtgaatactcatttttttcctcagaaatgCTCCACCTGTAAGAACAGAAAATCGACTTATAGTTGAGAATTTATCCTCAAGAGTCAGCTGGCAGGTTTGTTGAATTACAGTTTTGAGTTATTTTAAtgtggctttttttaaaaaataaagttaatgggtaattaatttttattaatgttttattaaaagtagttttatctttaattaaattaatggatttaatttgtaattttaaattttaattaaaagtaactGGGggatatttcaaattttaatatgtgatcaaatgtaaatgttttgaggatattttttcttgttttttaaaatcaattttaaccAAATATTAAACCCTTTATTTGCCAGCCTATCTGTGTCGTTGGCCTTATGACGAGGAGTGCCTGTGGGTTATCCTAATCGTTGTCTTGGTCACTCTTGGTTGGGCCTGGTTGACTTTGCCAGTCAGCTCCTACAGTGATCAGTTGGCCACCTCTAGATCTGTGTTTGCCGGTCTAGACGTAATCGGTGCACTTATTGAAGTGCCAGGTTGCAGCGATCCCAGAGCGTTGATAACGTGATCTGATCCCTAAGTTGAGAGCTGTCTTCCTGTAACGCTTCCGAATAAGAGGTCCTGGTCGAAAAGAGTTGAAAGATACGAAATTAGGTGGTCGTTGGAATCCTGATCGCAGTAAAGTGGTCCTTGGTAACTGCACAAGAGTAGAACATGTCTGCATCGCCAGTAGTCTGCTAATAGGGAGGGCTGTGCGATTAAAGGCTTCCATCGATTGGGTAGTATCCTTCAAGTGGGTGGCGAAGAGCCAGTCGGGCATATGTCATGAAGGTTTCTCCGACCGATTAATGGTTTGCTGCTTGACTAGCCTagggaaatattaataaaggtAAAGTAAACTTTTTTAATGACATATGGGGCACAAAATAACTGGTGTCTTGTAAATGTTCTGTTAAATATAAAACTTCTACTTagtctttactttaaaaatatgtactgtttcttttttgtttttgtttttgtttcttgtttgttttttttccttttgtactgAGCTCAATATAGACTAATACTACTTTAATGTTAAAAATCTGAATTTCCTCTAGCATTTTGCTTACAAGCAATATGCTATTTGTTTATTTCGTGCCCTGACATAATTTTTGAATTCTGATAGAATACAAGTGTGGTATATGCCATGTTTGTACTTTATCTAACAACTTCTCTTTCAGTAGTCTTGTTTTTATACCATGTGGTTGTTTGTGtgtcacttttccttttctttgcttgACACAATTGTCTTATGTTAAGGATCTCAAAGATTTCATGAGACAAGCTGGGGAAGTAACCTTTGCGGATGCACATCGACCTAAATTAAATGAAGGGTGAGTATGTACTAGAGATTTTGTGAAAGTCTTTTGAAATATCCTGAAAGATTTTACTGTGAACATGTTTGAGAACTTATATAATTTGTTCATGCTCTATTCGGATGGTTCTCCATCTGGGGCAGTTTTGCTCCCCAGGGGAGAATTTCTGGAGACAGgtttggttgtcacaactggtTGAGAGTGCTAAAGACCTCTAAACTGTAGAGGCCAGGCATGCTGTGAAACATGCAAAGAGTTTTCTGGCTCAGAATATCAGCAGTGCCAAAACTTTGCTACGCTATTGTCTGTCAGAAATTAGACCTAGGGGcggggattgtggcttagcagtagagtgcatgccaagcacatgcaaggccctggaataaatatatttttttcaactacaactaaaaagtaaatattggaaaaaaaaaaaagacctaacatAGGAATAGCAAAGTGTAACAGAGTAACTACTACTTACCTAGGTTGCTATATATAGTGCATGCGGCTATGGgggtttttaagattttttttcttcattttagggTGGTTGAATTTGCCTCTTATGGTGATTTAAAGAATGCTATTGAAAAACTTTCTGGAAAGGaaataaatgggagaaaaatcaaattaattgaAGGCAGCAAAAGGCACAggtatctttaatattttttaagtcataaaGTTTTACTTAATGGGTTTGTTAGGGTGTGTCATGAAGGCTCATTCCCcactttctttcccctttcttgcACTTTTCATAGTAGGTCAAGAAGCAGGTCTCGATCAAGGACCAGGAGTTCCTCTAGGTCACGGAGCCGATCTCGTTCCCGTAGTCGCAAGTCTTACAGCCGGTCAAGAAGCAGGAGCCGGAGCAGGAGCAAGTCTCGTTCAGTTAGTAGGTCTCCTGTGCCTGAGAAGAGCCAGAAACGTGGTTCTTCAAGTAGATCTAAGTCTCCAGCATCTGTGGATCGCCAGAGGTCCCGGTCCCGGTCCAGGTCCAGATCAGTTGACAGTGGCAATTAAACTGTAAATAACTTGCCCTGGGggcctttttttaaaacaaacaaacaaacaaaacacaaattccCAAACCATACTTGCTAAAAATTCTGGTAAGTATGTGCTTTTCTGTGGGGGTGGGATTTGGAGGGGGGTTGGGCTGGGCTGGATATCTTTGTAGATGTGGACCACCAAGGGGTTGTTGAAAACTAATTGTATTAAATGTCTTTTGATAAGCCTTCTGCTCACATTTTTGTGAATGTCTGAAGTATATATATAGTTTGTGTATATTGACAGAGCTCTTTTATAACTaaagcaaatttaatttttttgtactagaaaaATTGAACATTTTAGTTCTTGGTTATTCAAATATGTTAATTCAGAATTAGTTTAATGCCTCAATTAAACTAATTAATAGCTTTGGACACTTAAAAGAGCTCTAAATTTGCTTGTATATAAAGGCTTAATTTGAGTTTTCCTTGTTAGGGTCAAGGGTGTCCTCCCATCCACCCCATTAACAGCTGCAGGACACAGACACATTAAAGCAGCTGTTTGTtattgataataaaatattataaaacacgtTTTGTCTTGTTTGTCTGAAGAAGTCATATATTACTTACTTTTTCCACTCTTTTCTGTGTGAAATGTTTTAAGACATAATACATTTAGAATCCTGGAGTAGTATAATATGGggttttttaaatagtatttttaaacatttccagGCTagtttaaaaagtcaatgaactATTTAAATAAGtgattatttagttatttaaataAGTGATTTAATCTTGTGTGTATTCCTTCATGCTTTTCCTTTGTTGCTTGACTATTTGCATTTGTTTCTTATGCTAACAGTTTTACGAGGATAATGTATTTGGGGAGCAAATTATAAAATCTAATGCCTGCCTTAAAGGTTTTAGTGCATAGAGATGGTCAGAGATGATAGAAAGCTTATCAGTCAACATGAACATTTAGTTCTGAAACATTGCTGTACAAGTGTAGGGGGAAATAATAGTGAAAACTGCTTAAAGGCCAACATcccttctattttaaaatgttgggcACTTTACCTGAACCCTCAGACTCCTAAGTATAGGAAATGAGCTTTATTCTAGTATGGTCAGAGATTTAGTTTTAAGGTTTTTGGGTGCTAGGCTAGACACATATTTGGGGACACAAAAACATCTACTTAACTACAGTAGTAAGTGCTTACCAATATATTCACTGAATCTTAAGATTATAATACCACTCTATCAAGAAATTCAGGAACTTTGTCAACTGATCCAAGTAACTGGTGGTGAAGTATTAAAATCTAGGAAGTGTGGTTTCAGGGACTTCAGAATTTCCTGTTATTTCCTGCCCTTTTCTTTTGGGAAGGTGGAATTAGAAGtagcagagaaaaaaatcagactttGGAATCCCCAGATGTTGGAAGTCAGGAATAGGAATCTACTTTGGGGAATAGGTGTGAAGTTTGGTACCCTTCTCTTCTGGAACATTGAGATGaaaataatgttcatttttttagtAGGCTGAGTCTGGGAAAACATTTGAGGGAACTGGAGTGGAAGCTAAAATTTTGATTTCTGTATACAATTGCAGCCTGAAATAATATCATTTCCTCGCTTGGATTCTTAAGATGTACTTAGGCATTATGGTTAAATGTAATTGGATATTACATGTGTCCCCTCCCACACAGAATTAGAAAGTAGAGGCTTGCTACTTTTAATCTTTACAAGTGTTTGAGGGAATAAAATCtgattttaagggctggggatgtggctcaagtggtagctggctcacctggcatgcgtacggcctgggttagatcctcggcaccacatacaaagatgatgtgtctgccgagaactaaaaaaaaaaaatatattaaaaaaaattctctttaaaaaaaaaaatctgattttaaaatggcaGGTAACTGGGTTATTTATGTTCCAAAAAGggaatttgaattttaagttttatgacTTGAGAAGTCATAAGCAGAGTGAGTGTAATGCTAAAAACAGTTTCAGAATCGGCCTTTATGTGAGGCATGACATTACCTTAGTTTTTTGTGCTTATATTTCTGATCTAATTCTAGAAGACTAATTTGAGGATAATACATTTTAAGTCCAgccttaatcttttttaaaagccaaACATAACTTcttgtttcatttctttgttctggGTAGCTGTGTGTCCTAGGAGGTGTAATCAGCTAGAtataggtgagcactctaccactgagctccagcctaTTGGTTATTAATCTCAATGCTTGTTTTCATTTAATACCCCAAAAGCTTaagtttctttagaaaaaaattatagtatttcaaatttttcttccaattGGGAAACCATTCTGACAGTAGTTCACAGTGTACCTCCAATGTGGGGGGTTACTTTATTCCACTGATGTGTCATGAGCTGATGGAATAGATTGTTAATGAAGTTCTCTGTTTTTTGACTTCACCTTGTTACAGCTTCTCACTACTGGTGGTCTTCAGATACCTTTCAAATATCCACATTTCATTGTGTGAATGCTATTTtgagtttgctttgttttgcattttatgtcCACTTTTCCATGCTTGGTGTCACGACTATTCTCACGAAATATAATCCAAAAGAtatcaaagagaaaggaaatatgaTCTTTTATATTAGAACTTTTGTAGTGTACAAATTCTGCAGTGTTCTTgaacatttatttccttttgggtCAAAAAACTTAGAGATTTGAGTATTTGATTAATGGGTAAAACAGGCCATTTATTGATTAGCCCAGAAATGGAGCTTTATATGCTAATTAGGCACTGTGTTCAGAGGTCTAGGGCAAAAGGcagattattttttgccttcaTAGAGTTTATAGTCACTGAATAAGTCATTTTTTTTACCAGTACAAGCAGGGGATAGGCGAGTCTTCTTTTGACCTGCAGACCAAACCTTGATTCTGCTGAAGTGAATCTTCTCTTTGCAAGAAATGAGGTGGTTTGGAAGTGCTAGAGAAAGACAAGCctggtgtttgttttgtttttgctgctcTGTAGTTGAGCACACTGGCTTTCTCAGTTGCCATCTGCCCAGAATCCAGGCTGCCAAGGGAAGGGCTAGGCTGTGCAAGGGGTGCACTCTTCCCCTTTGTGGACGCCATTTTCCTGAGCTCTTGAAATTGCTTCTTTTGTTGCAGCTGTATAgatcagttttgttttctctgtaaaatcAGAAAGGATTTAAGGGATGGTTGGGAGTACAATAATAATAAACgttcattttggaaaataatactTAGTACTGCTAGAGTTtgtttataatcatttttaatttgaccTCTCATGATTCAAACTCAGAGGAAAGATTAGCTTTTTCCTCAGTCTTCCTAATGGTGGGTAGGTACTTACTAGTGATGGAATATCAAGATTTCATTTCTTCACCTCTAGCAACTTTGAACATAAAATAACAGGGGAGGTGGGTTTATGTCAGTAAGAATGGTTTGCATTCTGGAAGTAACAGGGCAGGGAAGAAGAGCTTTAGGGAAATCTGACCAGGTCTTTTTGTCTCATTACTATTAAGGGTATAGGGTTCAATAACACAAGTCTTTTTGTGACAGATTATTTACTCTGAGAAGAGCTGCTTGAGGCTATTAGCTCCAAAGAGAAAGTACCATTGGGGTCATCTTCCCAAGGTATACTGTGAGGAAGTTTCTTGAATATATAGACTATTGCCCCTTTAAGGGCATCCTAGTCCTTTCTTAAACTAAAACTTTTAAGTCTTAATTTCATtcatatagttgttttttttttttcttttttgtacttggaattgaattctggggcacttgaccgctgagccacatacccatacctattttgtatttgacagGGTCTCAATTGTGTCGTGGctctctggctttgaactcgatcctcttgcctcagcctgaagctgctgagattacaggcgtgtaccaccacgcctggctctcCCATACATTTTTTGGCAAGGTGGTTATCTTATTGGGCAAAAAAATCTTGAGTTGTCAAACTTAAGATTGTTTTTCTACAACTCCACAGTAGTTTTGGACCAATGCTGATAAATGGTTCTGTGGTATGGTcagcccccctccccctttttggCTGTTTGAAAAAC from Ictidomys tridecemlineatus isolate mIctTri1 chromosome 5, mIctTri1.hap1, whole genome shotgun sequence includes:
- the Srsf5 gene encoding serine/arginine-rich splicing factor 5 isoform X3, which encodes MSGCRVFIGRLNPAAREKDVERFFKGYGRIRDIDLKRGFGFVEFEDPRDADDAVYELDGKELCSERVTIEHARARSRGGRGRGRYSDRFSSRRPRNDRRNAPPVRTENRLIVENLSSRVSWQPICVVGLMTRSACGLS
- the Srsf5 gene encoding serine/arginine-rich splicing factor 5 isoform X2, producing the protein MSGCRVFIGRLNPAAREKDVERFFKGYGRIRDIDLKRGFGFVEFEDPRDADDAVYELDGKELCSERVTIEHARARSRGGRGRGRYSDRFSSRRPRNDRRNAPPVRTENRLIVENLSSRVSWQDLKDFMRQAGEVTFADAHRPKLNEGVVEFASYGDLKNAIEKLSGKEINGRKIKLIEGSKRHRSRSRSRSRTRSSSRSRSRSRSRSRKSYSRSRSRSRSRSKSRSVSRSPVPEKSQKRGSSSRSKSPASVDRQRSRSRSRSRSVDSGN
- the Srsf5 gene encoding serine/arginine-rich splicing factor 5 isoform X1, whose protein sequence is MSGCRVFIGRLNPAAREKDVERFFKGYGRIRDIDLKRGFGFVEFEDPRDADDAVYELDGKELCSERVTIEHARARSRGGRGRGRYSDRFSSRRPRNDRRNAPPVRTENRLIVENLSSRVSWQDLKDFMRQAGEVTFADAHRPKLNEGVVEFASYGDLKNAIEKLSGKEINGRKIKLIEGSKRHSRSRSRSRSRTRSSSRSRSRSRSRSRKSYSRSRSRSRSRSKSRSVSRSPVPEKSQKRGSSSRSKSPASVDRQRSRSRSRSRSVDSGN